One window from the genome of Nicotiana tomentosiformis chromosome 5, ASM39032v3, whole genome shotgun sequence encodes:
- the LOC104108147 gene encoding beta-1,4-xylosyltransferase IRX14-like, translating into MKQLAALQQGRRSNSFRGPLDSPSDGSVKSPATIFWLVLHGVCCLISLVLGFRFSRLVFFLLFTNNSSSSAPSSVLFHDPAKMTSFSWNGTAGTAAEVAVVRGSSSSRVVVGRHGILIRPWPHPNATEVMQAHKIMEIVQREQKLQYGVKSPRDVIVVTPTYVRTFQTLHLTGVMHSLMNVPYNVVWIVVEAGGATNETASLIAKSGLKKTIHIGLREKMPLSWEDRHKLEAKMRLRALRYVREEKLDGIVIFADDSNMHSLEIFDEIQKVKWIGALSVGILAHSGGSEEELSTVQKEEERNLQLPVQGPACNSSDHLVGWHTFDSSPYLEKSARFIGDRAVVLPRKLEWAGFVLNSRLVWKDAEDKPEWVKDLDAVMGEREDVENPLSLLKDPSMVEPLGSCGRKIMLWWLRVEARADSKFPARWIIDPPLDVTVPAKRTPWPDAPPELPSGEKLVTMQEHTEKRPPKTRSRKRSSRGKRKHVAKNVDDRHLARQAAEN; encoded by the exons atgAAACAGTTAGCGGCGTTACAACAAGGTCGCCGGAGCAACAGCTTTAGAGGGCCGTTAGATTCGCCCTCAGATGGGTCTGTTAAGTCTCCGGCGACTATTTTCTGGCTTGTGCTTCATGGGGTTTGCTGTTTAATCAGTTTAGTTCTGGGTTTCAGATTTTCACGCTTAGTGTTCTTCCTTTTGTTCACTAATAACAGCTCATCGTCAGCTCCAAGCAGTGTTTTATTTCATGATCCGGCTAAGATGACGTCATTTTCCTGGAATGGCACGGCGGGGACAGCGGCGGAGGTTGCGGTGGTGAGGGGGAGTAGTAGTAGTAGAGTGGTGGTGGGGCGGCACGGGATATTAATACGGCCGTGGCCCCACCCGAATGCTACTGAGGTGATGCAGGCACATAAGATAATGGAGATAGTTCAAAGGGAGCAGAAGTTGCAGTATGGTGTTAAGAGTCCAAGGGATGTGATTGTTGTGACCCCAACATATGTGAGGACTTTTCAGACTTTGCATCTTACTGGTGTGATGCATTCTTTAATGAATGtgccttataatgttgtgtggattGTGGTGGAAGCTGGAGGAGCAACTAATGAGACCGCCTCGTTGATAGCTAAATCGGGTTTGAAGAAGACTATTCACATTGGATTACGCGAGAAGATGCCACTTTCGTGGGAAGATCGCCATAAATTGGAGGCGAAAATGAGACTTCGCGCTTTGAG ATATGTGAGAGAAGAGAAGCTGGACGGGATAGTGATATTTGCTGATGACAGTAATATGCATAGCTTAGAGATTTTTGATGAGATCCAAAAAGTGAAATGGATTGGCGCGCTGTCAGTGGGCATTCTTGCTCATTCGGGTGGTTCTGAGGAGGAGTTGTCGACAGTTCAGAAAGAGGAAGAGAGGAATTTGCAATTGCCTGTTCAAGGCCCCGCTTGTAATTCATCAGACCATCTTGTTGGTTGGCACACTTTTGATTCGTCCCCCTACTTGGAGAAGAGTGCCAGATTCATTGGTGATAGGGCAGTTGTGCTGCCAAGGAAGCTTGAATGGGCTGGCTTTGTGTTGAATTCCAGATTGGTCTGGAAAGATGCGGAAGATAAGCCTGAATGGGTTAAGGATTTGGATGCTGTAATGGGGGAAAGAGAGGATGTTGAGAACCCTTTATCTTTACTGAAGGATCCTTCAATGGTGGAGCCTCTCGGAAGTTGTGGGCGCAAAATTATGCTGTGGTGGCTCCGCGTTGAAGCACGGGCAGACAGCAAATTCCCTGCCAG ATGGATCATCGACCCTCCACTAGATGTGACTGTCCCAGCAAAACGAACGCCATGGCCAGATGCTCCTCCAGAGCTCCCCTCCGGTGAAAAGTTGGTCACCATGCAAGAGCACACCGAGAAGCGCCCACCAAAAACACGATCAAGAAAACGTAGTTCTCGGGGCAAGAGAAAGCATGTAGCAAAGAACGTGGACGACCGTCATTTGGCCAGGCAAGCAGCGGAGAACTAG
- the LOC104108138 gene encoding pentatricopeptide repeat-containing protein At3g14330: MAIPAISLPTVTTTITATSSFNKLNKTPSKPFNATLKSLTKSGKLNDALLLLESPKNSQSENKESYLNLLHACISQKSLEHGHRLYLHLLLNPNRSKFLNDPLILSKLITLFSVCDQLDEARRVFEHHGLENEEQPESVWVAMAIGYSKKGFFREALLIYCQMLFKSIEPGNFAFSMAVKACSGLSDLRVGRGVHAQIVKGNKEPDQVVYNAILGMYSECGCFEDVLKVFEEMPERNVVSWNSLIAGFVKKGQVFEAFETFRRMQGDGVGYSWVTFTTILAVCSQVSYLYYGRELHSQIVKSTKVPDLVLLNSLLDMYAKCGAMEYCRRVFEKMTYKDITSWNTVINGYAINGLMEEAMKLFHDMVGSGVRPDGVTFITLLSGCSHAGLADLGEELFESMSGDFGILPSSEHYSCLVDLLGRAGKIKEALQVVEKMPVKPSGSIWGSLLNSCRLHGNVSLAELVAEQLFEMEPNNCGNYVILSNIYANAGMWEGVKKVREMMENKGIKKEAGCSWIQVRNRVHTFMAGGGFEFRNSDEYKEVWDELSEAIDKMGYKPDTRVVLHDVNEETKAEWICGHSERLATVFGLIHTVSGIPIRVTKNLRICADCHSWMKFVSEITRRKIIVRDTNRFHHFDKGICSCNDYW, translated from the coding sequence ATGGCGATTCCCGCCATTTCTCTACCAACTGTCACAACCACCATAACTGCCACTTCAAGCTTCAACAAGCTTAACAAAACTCCTTCAAAACCTTTCAACGCAACTCTCAAATCTCTCACTAAATCCGGAAAACTAAACGATGCTCTTCTCCTATTagaatccccaaaaaattctcaATCTGAAAACAAAGAATCTTATTTAAATCTCCTCCATGCATGCATTTCACAAAAATCATTGGAACATGGTCACAGGCTATATCTTCACCTTCTTTTAAATCCAAACAGAAGTAAATTTCTCAATGACCCTTTAATTTTATCTAAGTTAATTACCCTTTTCTCTGTTTGTGATCAGCTAGATGAGGCTCGTCGTGTTTTCGAGCACCACGGGCTTGAAAACGAAGAGCAACCCGAATCAGTTTGGGTTGCAATGGCAATTGGGTATTCTAAAAAAGGGTTTTTTAGGGAAGCATTATTGATTTATTGTCAAATGTTGTTTAAGTCCATTGAACCGGGGAATTTTGCTTTTTCTATGGCTGTGAAAGCTTGTTCGGGACTTTCAGATTTGAGGGTCGGTAGAGGTGTTCATGCACAGATTGTTAAGGGTAATAAAGAACCTGATCAAGTTGTGTACAATGCTATTTTGGGAATGTACAGTGAGTGTGGGTGTTTTGAAGATGTGTTGAAGGTGTTTGAGGAAATGCCTGAGAGAAATGTTGTAAGTTGGAATTCGTTGATCGCGGGGTTTGTTAAGAAAGGACAGGTTTTTGAGGCATTTGAGACTTTTAGGAGAATGCAAGGAGATGGAGTAGGATATAGTTGGGTAACTTTTACTACAATTTTAGCTGTCTGTTCTCAGGTTTCTTACCTTTATTATGGGAGAGAGCTACATTCTCAAATTGTTAAATCAACTAAAGTTCCTGATCTTGTTTTATTAAACTCGCTTTTGGATATGTATGCGAAATGTGGAGCTATGGAGTATTGCAGAAGAGTGTTTGAGAAAATGACGTACAAGGACATAACATCGTGGAATACTGTTATCAATGGGTATGCAATCAATGGTTTAATGGAAGAAGCAATGAAGTTGTTTCATGATATGGTCGGTAGTGGAGTTAGGCCGGATGGGGTGACATTTATCACCTTGTTGTCTGGCTGTAGCCATGCTGGGTTGGCGGACTTAGGCGAGGAATTGTTTGAAAGCATGAGTGGAGATTTTGGAATTCTTCCGTCCTCAGAGCATTATTCTTGTCTTGTGGATTTATTAGGTAGAGCTGGGAAAATTAAAGAGGCACTGCAAGTAGTGGAGAAAATGCCCGTCAAGCCTAGTGGAAGCATTTGGGGCTCACTGCTCAATTCATGCAGACTTCACGGAAATGTCTCTCTTGCAGAACTTGTGGCAGAGCAGCTATTTGAGATGGAACCTAACAACTGTGGAAATTACGTGATACTATCAAACATTTATGCAAATGCAGGAATGTGGGAGGGAGTTAAAAAAGTGAGGGAGATGATGGAGAATAAGGGAATCAAAAAGGAAGCCGGATGCAGCTGGATACAGGTTAGAAATAGAGTACACACATTTATGGCTGGTGGCGGTTTTGAATTTCGTAATTCAGATGAATACAAGGAAGTTTGGGATGAATTATCAGAAGCTATTGATAAAATGGGGTATAAACCTGATACAAGAGTTGTGCTTCATGATGTAAACGAGGAAACAAAAGCAGAATGGATATGTGGGCATAGTGAACGGCTTGCTACAGTATTTGGTCTGATTCATACTGTTTCTGGTATTCCAATTAGGGTGACAAAAAATCTTCGAATTTGTGCGGATTGTCACTCTTGGATGAAGTTTGTGTCAGAAATAACGAGAAGAAAGATTATAGTGAGAGATACAAATCGGTTCCACCATTTTGATAAAGGGATATGCTCTTGCAATGATTACTGGTGA
- the LOC104108132 gene encoding cold-responsive protein kinase 1-like, with the protein MASYVWWWSWWFTVAFIGCLSIQKPAFSEPQTNLLGKGCSQYNATNLPDFFRRLNASFDDLRNQLSNQDKRFATTQQAIYAMVECRNYLSKADCVSCYDAAVTLIRTCSGANGARVTYDGCFLRYESNNFYQDTTLPGNAAICGNRTASQPNALNPVAQQLLNDLSMATPRSSGFYAATKREVAGVTLYGVAQCAETITKSGCEDCLTVAYKNIEGCLPKYAEGRAVDAACFMRYSDRAFFADNKTTDITPFLGGGGSSNKKKAAIIGGVVGGVGLLLIVLAVLLWYRLSRKPKATERGNILGATELRGPVSYRFKDLKIATQDFNESNKLGEGGFGDVYKGTLKNGHVVAVKKLAIFSSRAKADFETEVRLISNVHHRNLIRLLGCSNKGADLLLVYEYMANGSLERYLYGDKRGMLNWKQRFDIIFGTARGLAYLHEQFHVCIIHRDIKSSNILLDNEFQPKIADFGLVRLLPEDQSHVSTKFAGTLGYTAPEYAIHGHLTEKVDVYSFGVVVLEIISGRRSNDIQIEPVTEYLLEKAWKLHETGMPEKLVDETLDPNEYNEQEVKKIIEIALMCTQSPVNLRPTMSEVVVMLLSDRSTDARTPSRPTIISMDKSTPADSSMTTGSSASNATNTFSDFTGR; encoded by the exons ATGGCTAGCTATGTCTGGTGGTGGAGCTGGTGGTTCACAGTGGCGTTTATCGGTTGTTTATCGATCCAGAAGCCGGCTTTTTCCGAGCCACAAACCAACCTGTTAGGCAAAGGATGTAGTCAATACAATGCAACAAATTTACCTGATTTTTTCAGAAGACTTAATGCAAGTTTTGATGATTTAAGGAACCAGTTGTCTAATCAAGATAAGCGATTCGCCACGACACAACAGGCCATATATGCTATGGTTGAATGCAGAAACTATTTGTCAAAAGCTGATTGTGTTTCCTGTTATGATGCTGCTGTTACTCTCATCAGAACTTGCTCTGGTGCTAATGGTGCTCGTGTTACCTATGATGGTTGCTTCCTCAG GTACGAGAGCAACAACTTCTACCAAGACACTACACTTCCAGGAAATGCAGCAATTTGTGGGAATCGAACAGCTTCTCAGCCAAATGCTTTAAATCCTGTGGCACAACAACTCTTGAATGATCTTAGCATGGCAACTCCAAGAAGTAGTGGCTTCTATGCAGCCACGAAGAGGGAAGTCGCTGGTGTTACTCTGTATGGAGTAGCACAGTGTGCTGAAACCATCACTAAAAGTGGCTGCGAAGATTGCTTGACAGTGGCATATAAAAACATAGAAGGCTGCTTGCCTAAATATGCAGAAGGAAGAGCTGTAGATGCAGCCTGTTTTATGAGGTACTCGGATAGAGCCTTTTTCGCTGATAATAAAACAACAGATATCACACCATTCCTTGGCGGAGGAG GAAGTTCAAACAAGAAGAAAGCTGCCATTATTGGGGGTGTTGTTGGAGGTGTAGGACTTCTTTTGATCGTATTGGCTGTGCTCCTATGGTATCGACTATCAAGAAAACCAAAGGCAACTGAAAGAG GTAATATACTGGGAGCAACGGAGCTGAGAGGTCCAGTGAGCTATAGATTCAAGGACCTAAAAATTGCTACCCAAGATTTCAATGAAAGTAATAAACTCGGTGAAGGTGGTTTTGGTGATGTATACAAG GGCACTTTGAAAAATGGACATGTAGTTGCTGTTAAAAAACTAGCAATTTTTTCAAGCAGAGCAAAGGCAGATTTTGAGACTGAAGTTCGGCTTATCAGTAATGTCCATCATCGCAATCTCATCCGTCTCTTGGGATGTTCTAACAAAGGAGCAGACCTACTACTTGTTTACGAATACATGGCAAATGGCAGTCTCGAGAGATACTTATATg GCGACAAACGAGGGATGCTCAACTGGAAGCAACGATTTGATATAATCTTTGGCACAGCTCGTGGCCTTGCTTACCTGCACGAGCAATTCCACGTCTGCATCATCCATAGAGATATAAAATCCAGCAATATTCTACTAGACAATGAATTTCAGCCAAAAATTGCTGATTTTGGGCTTGTAAGACTTTTACCTGAGGATCAGAGTCATGTCAGCACTAAGTTTGCTGGTACTTT GGGATATACTGCACCAGAATATGCAATTCATGGACATCTAACAGAGAAAGTCGACGTCTATAGCTTTGGGGTTGTCGTTCTTGAAATAATCAGTGGCCGGAGGAGCAATGATATACAGATTGAGCCTGTCACTGAATATCTCCTTGAAAAG GCGTGGAAACTTCATGAAACTGGCATGCCTGAAAAACTGGTGGATGAGACTTTAGACCCCAATGAATACAACGAACAAGAAGTGAAGAAAATCATAGAGATTGCCTTAATGTGTACACAATCACCAGTAAATCTTAGGCCAACCATGTCTGAAGTTGTCGTAATGCTACTAAGTGATCGTAGCACAGATGCGAGAACTCCTAGCAGGCCTACTATCATTAGCATGGATAAGAGTACACCAGCGGACTCATCCATGACTACTGGATCATCAGCTTCTAACGCAACCAATACTTTTTCTGATTTCACTGGCCGCTAG
- the LOC138893209 gene encoding KNR4/SMI1 homolog produces the protein MIRQLREEVDIMKAETLGWKEGMDRLAVEKEAVRAQLSSAESQLQGMKERSSVQARKIEELEARLTFELAKAKSEAEKAKAEADAFVVVYRADAEAAQVQARKAAKTAQTRAYWIDELSKCQSRRETLEVIHARGFDLAEEIKKAKKLEAEARDLASDDDDDDDDSKSGSESREDLDGEEAAPRDNQEP, from the coding sequence ATGATCAggcagcttcgtgaggaggttgaTATAatgaaggcggagaccttggggtggaaagaaggtatggatcgcCTTGCTGTAGAGAAAGAGGCTgttcgagcccaattatcatcggccgaaagtcaacttcaaggcatgaaggagaggagctcggttcaagcaagaaaaatagaggagcttgaAGCTCGGTTGACTttcgaacttgccaaggccaaatctgaagctgaaaaagcaaaggccgaggcggatgcattcgtggttgtctatcgggctgatgccgaAGCCGCTCAAGTACAAGCGAGAAAGGCAGCtaagaccgctcaaactcgagcatactGGATTGATGAACtctccaaatgccaatctcggagggagactctcgaggtaatccatgctcgaggtttcgatctcgccgaagaaataaaaaaggctaaaAAACTTGAAGCCGAAGCTAGAGAcctggcttctgatgatgatgatgatgatgatgatagcaAGAGCGGATCTGAGAGCAGGGAGGATCTCGATGGAGAAGAGGCTGCTCCCAGAGATAATCAGGAACCTTAG